A portion of the Mycoplasma sp. (ex Biomphalaria glabrata) genome contains these proteins:
- a CDS encoding FtsX-like permease family protein, protein MKRLLYKNSLLSIRRQKTFFLTIVILLSLLLTFIFSVQNFVNINNDNALDFIKQANIPQFGDSASYKYKESLDSQVDTLEKHENTIYKDWSITNHNSNNPTTNPLYTSLNALEDVDNQNNSNIQVGDHIFSSYTLFSTYNATFNSNHPNIGRLFQVNDNKTTFIDDNVVNDFNKLMPQNVSYSVEGQILHCDFSGETYVSYAFAKENNLKVGDTITLHHITGGQLKIFTTATLQVYGIANSFFNVYPTLSGTNFFVNSSRPSLILPFNYSFVQIPPSFKNWGTYNLIIPTLVQTTAFTNPISDSDLNSLISFANNLKPNPEKWGTIDSNSFYISTFLMKNFFLAYIIMGAAFVAILIIFIFLIIYGILKRMVASYKTQLALFKSMGASSMSIATSMTILPLISTFASIMVSILVAYFVQLQISSIFSKVFSFYFITLLNIKDIVTISLIAITLITIISYLISLIMCKKIKFTDTLYEGNLSKPYGFFWFFKKFGALFSINGMLTYNLFLKNFTKIVFSLVTIVFSFVCLLFTSIALTTVTSFVGEINAGTNMWYEYSTNSIFNSSSNILSPFLTCERDDNKISDCRYYNPNEIHPFDIKGIYTSEELKFDISSTNDAVDKIVKMLEVNEQVVNDITTDINGEKSTSIAQLLNDLPGTTPTFYYLDSTSTKSPQTWLELAQNLKTAINNPSTKLTPKHKTAVIAAVDNFIKSITSDVNNKKFYFGAEMLRRGEDSAVYAHYVGEAFNSSGSSIYGFNLMSINENDFNFNLYNSDDIKMLNSYENQPNLGFIPIFVNRSFLITSHLANGDMIKVMSSDGVNYYNMKIIGVLKNTSQTFAVTNDFFAQQFFKKEGASIRVTNSGDIDNFAYSFTANSSKSNSTFANYFSTVNKWPFLYSNPDSVMNISNIVLVLILLVGIIGFLLSLFSLMTVINIMIFQDIRYLSVMNVLGYKWNYSLKQIFIIYVFATAIIVGISIGALYKPVNNFFKNFENVNPLRFSIQMDSSAILLSVTLMVIIFLLIWIISTISLRKIDPLRILKEE, encoded by the coding sequence ATGAAAAGACTTTTATACAAAAATTCTTTATTAAGCATTAGAAGACAAAAAACGTTTTTCTTAACTATTGTTATTTTGTTATCACTTTTGCTAACATTTATTTTTAGTGTCCAGAATTTCGTTAACATTAATAATGATAATGCACTGGATTTTATTAAGCAGGCTAATATTCCGCAATTTGGTGATTCAGCTTCTTATAAATATAAAGAAAGTTTAGATTCACAAGTTGACACATTAGAAAAACACGAAAATACAATATACAAAGATTGATCAATAACTAATCACAACTCCAATAATCCTACAACTAACCCTTTATATACATCACTAAATGCATTAGAAGATGTTGATAATCAAAATAACTCTAATATTCAAGTTGGTGATCATATTTTTTCATCATATACTTTGTTTTCAACATATAATGCTACTTTTAATAGCAATCATCCTAACATAGGGCGATTGTTTCAAGTAAATGACAATAAAACTACTTTTATTGATGACAATGTTGTTAATGATTTTAATAAACTAATGCCACAAAACGTTTCCTATAGTGTAGAAGGACAAATTCTTCATTGTGATTTTAGTGGAGAAACGTATGTTTCTTATGCATTCGCGAAAGAAAATAATTTAAAAGTTGGAGATACAATTACACTTCACCATATTACAGGAGGGCAGTTAAAAATCTTTACAACTGCTACTTTGCAAGTTTATGGAATAGCTAATAGTTTTTTTAACGTGTATCCAACTTTATCGGGAACAAATTTTTTTGTTAATTCATCACGTCCGAGTTTAATATTGCCGTTTAATTATTCATTTGTGCAAATCCCGCCATCTTTTAAAAATTGAGGAACGTATAATTTAATTATTCCGACACTAGTTCAGACAACCGCTTTTACAAATCCAATTTCAGATAGTGATTTAAATAGTTTAATTTCCTTTGCAAATAATTTAAAACCAAACCCAGAAAAGTGGGGGACAATTGATAGCAATAGTTTTTATATTTCAACCTTTTTGATGAAAAATTTTTTTCTTGCTTACATAATTATGGGTGCGGCATTTGTAGCTATCTTAATAATTTTTATTTTTTTAATTATTTACGGAATTTTAAAAAGAATGGTTGCATCATATAAAACACAATTAGCATTATTTAAATCAATGGGAGCTTCATCGATGAGCATCGCAACCTCCATGACTATTTTGCCGTTAATTTCAACTTTTGCATCAATTATGGTTTCGATTCTAGTGGCTTATTTTGTGCAACTACAAATTAGTAGCATTTTTTCAAAAGTTTTTTCATTTTACTTCATAACTTTATTGAATATTAAAGATATTGTGACCATTTCCTTGATCGCAATCACTTTAATTACTATTATTAGTTATTTAATTTCCCTTATAATGTGCAAGAAAATAAAATTTACTGATACATTGTATGAAGGGAATCTTTCAAAACCATATGGTTTTTTTTGATTTTTTAAAAAATTTGGAGCTTTGTTTTCAATTAATGGTATGTTAACTTACAACCTTTTTTTAAAAAATTTTACTAAGATTGTTTTCTCACTTGTAACCATTGTTTTTTCATTTGTTTGTTTGTTGTTTACATCAATAGCATTGACAACGGTAACTAGTTTTGTTGGAGAAATAAATGCTGGCACGAACATGTGATATGAATATTCAACAAACTCTATTTTTAATTCATCATCAAACATTCTTTCACCATTTTTAACATGCGAAAGGGATGATAATAAAATTTCTGACTGCCGCTACTACAATCCTAATGAAATTCATCCATTCGATATTAAAGGAATTTATACTTCAGAGGAATTAAAATTTGATATAAGTAGCACTAATGACGCGGTTGATAAAATTGTAAAAATGTTAGAAGTTAATGAACAAGTTGTGAACGACATTACAACCGATATAAACGGAGAGAAATCAACCAGCATTGCTCAGTTATTAAATGATTTACCGGGTACTACTCCTACATTTTATTATTTAGATTCAACAAGCACTAAAAGTCCACAAACATGATTAGAACTAGCACAAAATCTTAAAACTGCTATTAATAATCCATCAACAAAATTGACTCCTAAACACAAGACCGCCGTTATTGCTGCTGTTGATAATTTCATAAAATCGATAACATCAGATGTTAATAATAAAAAATTTTATTTTGGAGCAGAAATGTTGCGCAGAGGAGAAGATTCTGCCGTTTATGCCCATTATGTTGGCGAAGCCTTTAATTCATCTGGGTCAAGTATCTATGGATTCAATTTAATGTCGATAAATGAGAACGATTTTAATTTCAATTTATATAATTCTGATGATATAAAGATGTTAAATTCTTATGAAAATCAACCAAATCTAGGCTTTATTCCGATTTTTGTGAATAGAAGTTTTTTAATTACATCTCATCTTGCTAATGGCGACATGATTAAAGTGATGAGTTCTGATGGAGTTAACTACTATAATATGAAAATTATCGGTGTGCTAAAAAATACTTCACAAACTTTCGCTGTAACAAATGATTTTTTCGCTCAACAATTTTTTAAAAAAGAGGGTGCTTCGATAAGAGTTACTAATAGTGGAGATATTGATAATTTTGCTTATTCATTTACAGCAAATTCATCAAAAAGCAATTCAACATTTGCTAATTATTTTTCAACAGTTAATAAATGACCATTTTTATATTCTAATCCAGATTCTGTTATGAACATTTCTAATATTGTTTTAGTGTTAATACTATTAGTTGGAATTATTGGATTTTTATTGTCACTATTTTCACTAATGACCGTTATTAATATTATGATCTTTCAAGATATTCGCTATTTATCAGTTATGAATGTACTGGGTTATAAGTGAAATTATTCTTTGAAGCAAATTTTTATTATTTATGTTTTTGCAACCGCTATCATTGTTGGTATTTCTATTGGTGCGTTATATAAACCAGTTAACAATTTCTTTAAGAATTTTGAAAACGTTAATCCTTTACGATTTTCGATTCAGATGGATTCATCAGCTATCTTATTATCTGTTACTTTAATGGTGATTATTTTTCTTTTAATTTGAATAATATCAACAATTTCTCTACGTAAAATTGATCCATTGAGAATTTTGAAAGAAGAATAA
- a CDS encoding FtsX-like permease family protein encodes MKKLLYKNSLVGIKKQKTFFATITVLITFLLTFIFSIQSYAAFNSGTLEKVMEEANIPQLKAYNDQMMTSGFDDYTNAIQNRYAQFYDNWSKTTGNKNNPQTNPLHVSVFGSSDFVNNSYSQLTNMQNNDSTSLFLLASLYNGKDHSDVKDNNRFYQWDQDQNKFTFLTSQETHDFNNSTPTNIIYQEVGNKLDINFSGETYISSGYANIEHLKVGDKVFCSASIADNPRIVINATLTIRKIADNFLTTYPSYTANNFFVGTSKPTLYLPINYSYFNIPAQYASKFGQTTMMWDHLYSWISFEKKIPWKEIDSMVDYANGIPSLRGFLTSSNSLGIYISTFLMKAFFQSYIILGSAFILILISFSFLIIYGILKRSIAGYKTQLAIFKSMGLTSFEISTSLTILPIISTLIGIGISIPIAYELQEQINQMYNKVFSYHFSVNINPWEIGLISWSSFLIVAFASFMISYIMCRKINFKDSLYEGSRSKPSMIVWGIKRIGGMFSINGMLTYNLFLKNFTKITFSLLTIIVSFICLLLSSIALSTMTNFLKEINNGINMRYSYTVKSGPLHDSPQPILLCEHNGNVVNECGYYTNKQTKKVTIGNTLTTEKISFYDSSSIQDATQKLMQMLLMNQEITDDILKDNNGDQKSNIEQVLNAQPNNKIYYLNNTSTNNTNLWMNLGTSVINAIKNSPNISQDNKLALQNSFPDIINTIKYTKDLQTFDYYFGVQILENNRDYDILKTTFQSVYIEGESQMQMSYLPIYRINNNYSAFTLYTPQIIDTFNNYEKNPVPNPTGGPLPVIPIYVNRSFLVNYQVNVGNTLKIPTKNNNWLYFKIIASMPNISSPVAVTNNYFSDLLSTYSLSNRLGWTDLIICSNDGLNSFGYSFSNPQSSSTQQYATYIDPDSKDIFAYSEKASIFNVNNILLILILIIGIIGFFLALFSLTTVINIMIFQDIRYLSVMHILGYKWNYSLKQIFVIYTIITSLFVGGTIYAIYQPLKDFLINFQNNNPLKFAINLGPIEVLVAVAALIIIFIIIWCITMSSLKRINPLKIVNTD; translated from the coding sequence ATGAAAAAATTACTCTATAAAAATTCATTAGTGGGTATTAAAAAGCAAAAAACTTTTTTTGCCACTATTACTGTGTTGATAACATTTCTTCTAACTTTCATTTTTAGTATTCAAAGTTATGCAGCTTTTAATAGTGGTACTCTAGAAAAAGTTATGGAAGAAGCGAATATTCCGCAACTTAAAGCATATAACGACCAAATGATGACTTCTGGATTTGATGATTATACTAATGCTATTCAAAACCGTTATGCCCAATTTTATGACAATTGATCTAAAACAACGGGAAATAAAAACAATCCTCAAACAAATCCTCTTCACGTTTCAGTATTTGGAAGTTCAGACTTTGTTAATAATAGTTATTCACAATTAACAAATATGCAAAATAACGATTCAACTTCGTTGTTTTTATTAGCATCATTGTATAACGGAAAAGATCATTCTGATGTTAAAGACAATAATCGATTCTATCAATGAGATCAGGACCAAAATAAATTCACTTTTTTAACCAGCCAAGAAACACATGATTTTAATAACTCAACACCAACCAATATAATTTATCAAGAAGTTGGTAACAAATTAGATATTAATTTTAGTGGAGAAACTTATATATCTTCTGGATATGCAAATATTGAACATTTGAAAGTAGGTGATAAAGTTTTTTGCAGTGCTTCTATTGCTGACAATCCGAGAATAGTTATTAATGCTACCTTAACGATTCGTAAAATAGCTGATAATTTTTTGACAACTTATCCATCTTACACTGCAAATAATTTTTTTGTTGGAACTAGTAAACCAACGTTATATTTACCAATCAACTATAGTTATTTCAATATTCCAGCACAATATGCAAGTAAATTTGGGCAAACTACTATGATGTGAGATCATTTGTACTCATGAATTAGTTTTGAAAAAAAAATACCATGAAAAGAAATTGATAGTATGGTCGATTATGCAAATGGAATTCCATCATTAAGAGGGTTTTTAACATCTTCTAATAGTTTAGGAATATATATATCAACTTTTTTAATGAAAGCTTTTTTTCAAAGCTACATAATTTTAGGTTCAGCTTTTATCTTAATTTTAATTTCGTTTAGTTTTTTAATTATTTATGGAATATTGAAACGTTCAATTGCTGGATATAAAACGCAATTAGCAATTTTTAAATCGATGGGTTTAACATCATTTGAAATTTCTACCTCCTTAACAATTTTACCCATCATTTCTACTTTAATAGGAATTGGAATATCGATTCCGATCGCCTATGAATTACAAGAACAAATTAATCAAATGTATAATAAAGTTTTTTCTTATCATTTTTCTGTAAATATCAACCCTTGAGAAATAGGATTGATTTCTTGAAGCTCGTTTTTGATTGTTGCCTTTGCTTCATTCATGATTTCTTATATAATGTGTCGCAAAATTAATTTTAAAGATTCATTATATGAAGGGAGTAGAAGTAAACCTAGCATGATTGTTTGAGGAATTAAACGAATCGGAGGGATGTTTAGCATTAACGGAATGCTAACATATAATTTATTTTTAAAAAACTTTACTAAGATTACATTCTCCTTGCTTACAATTATTGTTTCATTTATTTGCTTATTACTAAGTTCAATCGCTTTATCGACAATGACTAATTTTTTAAAGGAAATTAATAATGGTATCAACATGCGTTATTCATACACCGTAAAATCAGGCCCACTACATGACAGTCCACAACCAATTTTACTTTGCGAACATAATGGAAATGTAGTAAATGAATGTGGTTATTACACTAATAAGCAAACAAAAAAAGTTACAATTGGTAATACTTTGACAACTGAAAAAATTTCATTTTACGATTCATCATCTATTCAAGATGCAACTCAAAAATTGATGCAAATGCTATTGATGAATCAAGAAATTACAGATGACATTTTAAAAGATAATAATGGTGATCAAAAATCGAATATTGAACAAGTTCTAAATGCACAACCTAATAACAAAATTTATTATTTAAATAACACAAGTACAAATAACACAAATCTATGAATGAATTTAGGAACAAGTGTTATTAATGCTATTAAAAACTCTCCCAATATTTCTCAAGATAATAAATTAGCTCTTCAAAATAGTTTTCCAGATATCATAAATACCATCAAATATACGAAGGATTTGCAAACTTTTGATTACTATTTTGGCGTTCAAATTTTAGAAAATAATCGTGATTATGACATTTTAAAAACTACTTTCCAATCTGTCTATATCGAAGGAGAAAGTCAAATGCAAATGTCATATTTGCCAATATATCGTATCAATAATAATTATTCAGCTTTCACTTTATATACCCCTCAAATTATTGATACATTTAATAATTACGAAAAAAATCCAGTTCCTAATCCAACTGGCGGACCACTTCCTGTGATTCCGATATATGTTAATCGTAGTTTCTTGGTTAATTATCAAGTAAATGTTGGAAACACATTGAAAATTCCGACTAAAAACAATAATTGACTTTACTTTAAAATTATTGCTTCTATGCCAAATATTTCATCTCCAGTTGCTGTTACAAATAATTATTTTTCAGATTTATTATCAACATATTCTTTATCAAATAGGTTAGGTTGAACTGATTTAATTATATGTAGTAATGATGGTTTAAATAGTTTTGGTTATTCATTTAGTAATCCACAAAGTTCATCAACACAACAATACGCGACATACATCGATCCAGATAGTAAAGACATTTTTGCTTACTCAGAGAAGGCAAGTATTTTTAATGTAAACAATATATTACTAATATTGATTTTAATTATTGGAATAATCGGTTTTTTCTTAGCACTATTTTCTTTAACTACCGTTATTAATATTATGATCTTTCAAGATATTCGTTATTTATCAGTAATGCATATTTTAGGATATAAATGAAATTATTCGTTAAAACAAATTTTTGTGATTTATACAATCATAACTAGTCTTTTTGTCGGAGGAACAATTTATGCAATATATCAACCATTAAAAGATTTTTTAATAAATTTTCAAAACAATAACCCATTGAAATTCGCTATTAATTTAGGACCAATAGAGGTATTAGTAGCCGTTGCTGCTTTGATTATTATTTTTATTATTATTTGATGCATTACCATGTCATCACTAAAACGAATCAATCCTTTAAAAATTGTAAATACGGATTAA
- a CDS encoding inorganic diphosphatase, with protein MKLNVIVEIAKGSNVKYEYDFVNKRFVVDRILYGSNFYPMNYGYIENTLDYDGDPLDVLIVSDQPFAIGCEVPVRILGAMEMIDNGDIDTKLIGVIDCDPRYKDVNKLEDIAKHRLDEIKNFFETYKILQKKEVKVGNFVNLSKAEEIIEETKNLYKKCEQYFLSGNKKEIDRIIKEESKGH; from the coding sequence ATGAAATTAAATGTAATTGTTGAGATTGCAAAAGGCTCAAATGTTAAATATGAATATGATTTTGTCAACAAACGTTTTGTTGTAGATAGAATTCTCTATGGATCAAATTTTTATCCAATGAATTATGGATATATTGAAAACACGTTGGATTATGATGGTGACCCATTAGACGTGTTAATCGTTTCCGATCAACCATTTGCGATTGGATGTGAAGTTCCTGTTCGTATTTTAGGAGCAATGGAAATGATAGATAACGGTGATATTGACACAAAATTAATTGGAGTTATTGATTGTGATCCAAGATATAAAGACGTTAATAAATTAGAAGATATTGCAAAACATCGCTTAGATGAAATTAAAAATTTCTTCGAAACCTATAAAATATTGCAAAAAAAAGAAGTAAAAGTTGGTAATTTCGTTAACTTATCTAAGGCTGAAGAAATTATTGAGGAAACTAAAAATTTGTACAAAAAATGTGAACAATATTTCTTAAGCGGCAACAAAAAAGAAATCGATAGAATTATTAAAGAAGAATCAAAAGGGCATTAA
- a CDS encoding ECF transporter S component yields the protein MLLKHHSVVFKMAISGIFLAIATLLMFMEFNLPFINFLPPYLKMDFSDIIVAFAVMFTGWTYGLVVAAGKTWIKFAVDAGSGGLPGHVLDTILSIILVYAIALMFLIAEMIYNSKKKHNKYFLGVCIAIYLVITSVVLAFIAVICDNYFLLSWYGMGGIYNFLEVLKIFGTFTLIKYLILFVLFGLIIANSWKQILSVIGQFPAKSIQPVIPEVKQNVRINPFTKKEEKLPNKPFPIDEEESSKEVTKPPTKNIFED from the coding sequence ATGTTGCTAAAACATCATAGTGTAGTTTTCAAAATGGCAATATCTGGAATTTTTTTAGCAATCGCGACATTGTTAATGTTTATGGAATTTAATCTTCCGTTCATTAATTTCTTACCACCTTATTTAAAAATGGATTTTAGTGACATTATAGTAGCTTTTGCAGTAATGTTCACAGGTTGAACTTACGGTTTAGTTGTGGCAGCCGGAAAAACATGAATTAAATTTGCAGTTGATGCCGGAAGTGGTGGTTTACCAGGACACGTTTTAGATACTATTTTATCGATAATTTTGGTTTATGCTATTGCATTGATGTTTTTAATTGCTGAAATGATTTATAATTCCAAAAAAAAGCATAATAAATATTTTTTGGGAGTATGTATTGCAATCTATTTAGTTATTACTTCAGTGGTTTTGGCATTTATTGCTGTCATATGTGATAACTATTTTCTTCTAAGCTGATATGGAATGGGCGGAATCTATAACTTTTTAGAGGTTTTAAAAATATTTGGAACATTTACACTTATTAAATACTTAATATTATTTGTTTTGTTTGGATTGATTATTGCAAATTCATGAAAACAAATACTATCAGTTATTGGGCAATTTCCTGCAAAGAGCATACAACCAGTAATTCCAGAAGTAAAACAAAATGTAAGAATTAATCCATTTACAAAAAAAGAAGAAAAATTACCTAATAAACCATTTCCAATTGATGAAGAAGAATCTTCTAAAGAGGTTACAAAACCACCAACAAAAAATATTTTTGAAGATTAA